A window from Pseudomonas sp. MRSN 12121 encodes these proteins:
- a CDS encoding LysR family transcriptional regulator codes for MMNLMHWRMLVAVADTGTITRAAERVGMTQSGASQALAQLEDNLGVQLFVRENRQALPTAVGEQVIEQARLMLAALQTIRETADASRDLLRGTIRLASFPMVLATFLPPLLRRFKQLYPGIQVVALEVSDDEVEALLDARLVDAGVVLNPAPQRSAGLLGRDTWVAVLPAGHALARRGQEQGVDLQELVREPFVLATGGCSTNARSLAAEAGLALADVRVEVREWSSAFTLVREQVGVTLVPQLTLPEQRHGLCVLPLSVPIPRSFALVPAEGSAPSPALRALLEMLDAG; via the coding sequence ATGATGAACCTGATGCACTGGCGCATGCTGGTGGCCGTGGCGGATACCGGTACCATCACCCGCGCCGCCGAGCGGGTCGGCATGACCCAGTCCGGCGCCAGCCAGGCCCTGGCGCAGCTCGAGGACAACCTCGGCGTGCAGCTGTTCGTGCGCGAGAATCGCCAGGCCCTGCCCACCGCCGTCGGCGAGCAGGTGATCGAGCAGGCGCGGCTGATGCTCGCGGCGTTGCAGACCATCCGCGAGACCGCGGACGCCAGTCGGGACCTGCTGCGGGGCACGATCCGCCTGGCCAGTTTTCCCATGGTGCTGGCGACCTTCCTGCCGCCGCTGTTGCGGCGTTTCAAGCAGTTGTACCCGGGTATCCAGGTGGTGGCGCTGGAGGTCAGCGACGATGAAGTCGAGGCCTTGCTCGACGCCCGGCTGGTCGATGCCGGCGTGGTGCTCAATCCGGCGCCCCAGCGTAGCGCCGGCCTGTTGGGGCGCGACACCTGGGTGGCGGTGCTGCCGGCCGGGCATGCCCTGGCGCGGCGTGGCCAGGAGCAGGGCGTGGACTTGCAGGAACTGGTGCGCGAGCCCTTCGTGCTGGCCACCGGCGGTTGCTCGACCAACGCCCGGAGCCTGGCGGCGGAGGCCGGCCTGGCGCTGGCGGATGTACGGGTCGAGGTGCGGGAGTGGAGCAGCGCCTTCACCCTGGTGCGCGAGCAGGTGGGGGTGACCCTGGTGCCGCAGCTGACCTTGCCGGAGCAACGCCACGGCCTGTGCGTGTTGCCGCTGAGCGTGCCGATCCCGCGCAGTTTCGCCCTGGTGCCGGCCGAGGGCAGCGCGCCATCGCCGGCGTTGCGTGCCTTGCTCGAGATGCTGGATGCGGGCTGA
- the hutH gene encoding histidine ammonia-lyase, with protein MIGLGPEGLALADLLRVAREDAGLQFTPSARQRIDAGHRLLRERMAAGDSIYGVTTGLGAAVDVDLSQADDDRQRRIPLGRAVGLGRLATRAELRAMLAARLAGLAQGRSGISLASADSLLALLNAGIEPEVPLLGSLGESDLAPLAHLSLALLGEGWVQWRDERMPAREALRRNGLPPARLVDKDGLALVSANAASVGLGALLLAEADRALDSLLAALALACEGYRANLSPFQPWASRLRPAPGQAEQSAALLALLDGSSLQQPGGARRLQDPLSFRCAGVVQGAARYAWAQLREQLQVELASGADNPALIDEERQVLATANFDSTHLALAGESLGLALSRAAACCAERIAKLLSPASSELPRFLSERSGQVGMAALQRTAAALLAEIGHLANPLPAVCVPVADRVEDYAGQALAVIEKTRQLVRRLGWLASIELIVAAQAIDLRGDLQLGSGSARIHRAVRSQVAFLDQDRPGSVDVLALSEFIERGGLE; from the coding sequence ATGATCGGCCTGGGCCCGGAGGGCCTGGCGCTGGCGGACCTGCTGCGGGTGGCCCGGGAAGACGCGGGGCTGCAATTTACCCCGTCGGCCCGGCAACGGATCGACGCCGGCCACCGGTTGTTGCGCGAGCGGATGGCCGCGGGCGATTCGATCTATGGCGTGACCACCGGCCTGGGCGCTGCGGTGGACGTCGACCTCAGCCAGGCGGATGACGACCGGCAACGGCGCATCCCCCTGGGCCGCGCCGTGGGCCTTGGGCGCCTGGCCACGCGGGCCGAGCTGCGGGCCATGCTGGCTGCGCGCCTGGCCGGGCTGGCCCAGGGCCGTTCGGGGATTTCCCTGGCCAGCGCCGACAGCCTGCTGGCCTTGCTCAATGCCGGGATCGAGCCCGAGGTGCCGTTGCTGGGCTCCCTGGGCGAAAGCGACCTGGCGCCGCTGGCGCACCTGAGCCTGGCCCTGCTCGGCGAAGGCTGGGTGCAGTGGCGCGACGAGCGCATGCCGGCGCGGGAAGCCCTGCGGCGCAATGGCCTGCCACCGGCGCGGCTGGTGGACAAGGACGGCCTGGCGCTGGTCTCGGCGAATGCCGCGAGCGTCGGCCTGGGGGCCTTGTTGCTGGCCGAGGCCGACCGCGCGCTGGACAGCCTGTTGGCGGCGCTGGCGCTGGCGTGCGAAGGCTATCGGGCCAACCTCAGCCCCTTCCAGCCCTGGGCTTCGCGCCTGCGCCCGGCGCCGGGGCAGGCCGAGCAATCGGCGGCGCTGCTGGCGTTGCTCGACGGCAGCTCGTTGCAGCAGCCCGGCGGCGCGCGGCGCCTGCAAGACCCCTTGAGTTTTCGTTGTGCCGGCGTGGTCCAGGGCGCGGCGCGGTACGCCTGGGCGCAACTGCGCGAACAGCTGCAGGTGGAACTGGCCAGCGGCGCCGACAACCCGGCGCTGATCGACGAGGAGCGGCAGGTGCTGGCCACCGCCAATTTCGACAGCACCCATCTGGCGCTCGCCGGGGAGAGCCTGGGGCTGGCCCTGAGCCGGGCGGCGGCCTGCTGCGCCGAGCGCATCGCCAAGCTGCTGTCGCCGGCGTCCAGCGAGTTGCCTCGGTTCCTCAGCGAGCGCTCCGGGCAGGTCGGCATGGCAGCCCTGCAACGGACCGCCGCCGCGCTGCTGGCAGAGATCGGCCACCTGGCCAATCCGCTGCCGGCGGTCTGCGTGCCGGTCGCCGACCGGGTCGAGGACTATGCCGGCCAGGCCCTGGCGGTGATCGAGAAAACCCGGCAACTGGTCCGGCGCCTGGGCTGGCTGGCGAGCATCGAGCTGATTGTCGCCGCCCAGGCCATCGACCTGCGCGGCGACCTGCAACTGGGCAGCGGCAGCGCGCGCATTCATCGCGCGGTACGCAGCCAGGTGGCCTTCCTCGACCAGGACCGGCCGGGCTCGGTGGATGTGCTGGCGCTGAGCGAATTTATCGAACGCGGCGGGTTGGAGTGA
- a CDS encoding PACE efflux transporter: MQGIKRKLVYVSLFEVFGMTFSALGLALLSGTSPTSTGPLAVVITSIAVTWNFIYTSLFERWESRQVSRTRTVKRRIAHAVGFQLTLILFLIPLIAWWMHISLVQAFLLDLALILFIPCYTFAFNWLFDRVFGLPASALPDPA, from the coding sequence ATGCAAGGCATCAAGCGCAAACTGGTCTATGTGTCACTGTTCGAGGTCTTCGGCATGACCTTCTCGGCCCTGGGCCTGGCCCTGCTCTCCGGCACGTCGCCCACCAGCACCGGACCGCTGGCGGTGGTGATCACCAGCATCGCGGTGACCTGGAACTTCATCTACACCAGCCTGTTCGAGCGCTGGGAAAGCCGCCAGGTCTCGCGGACCCGCACGGTCAAGCGGCGGATCGCCCACGCCGTGGGGTTCCAACTGACGCTGATCCTGTTCCTGATCCCGCTGATCGCCTGGTGGATGCACATCAGCCTGGTGCAGGCCTTCCTGCTGGACCTGGCGCTGATCCTGTTCATTCCCTGCTACACCTTCGCGTTCAACTGGCTGTTCGACCGGGTCTTCGGCCTGCCGGCATCGGCGCTGCCGGACCCGGCCTGA
- a CDS encoding glutathione S-transferase family protein: MGTLRILGRASSINVRKVLWTCEELGLPYEREDWGNGFRSTHSPEFLQLNPNAQVPVLIDDAGVLWESNSICRYLTSKVPGQALLPDAPRARALVEQWMDWQATELNPSWGYAFHALVRRNPDYQDPQRIAAGVRGWNDKMALLEQQLAHTGAYVLGDRFTLADIVLGLSVHRWAAAPLEHPHYPAVAAYYERLSQRPGFLLHGRNGEP, translated from the coding sequence ATGGGAACCCTGAGAATTCTCGGTAGAGCCTCATCGATCAACGTCAGAAAAGTGCTGTGGACCTGCGAGGAACTGGGCCTGCCCTACGAACGCGAGGATTGGGGCAACGGCTTCCGCTCGACCCATAGCCCCGAGTTTCTCCAGCTCAACCCCAACGCCCAGGTGCCGGTGCTGATCGACGACGCCGGCGTGCTCTGGGAGTCCAACAGCATCTGCCGCTACCTGACCAGCAAGGTGCCCGGGCAGGCGCTGCTGCCCGACGCCCCGCGAGCCCGGGCGCTGGTGGAGCAATGGATGGACTGGCAGGCCACGGAGCTCAACCCCTCCTGGGGGTATGCCTTCCATGCCCTGGTACGGCGCAACCCGGACTACCAGGACCCGCAGCGGATCGCCGCCGGCGTGCGCGGCTGGAACGACAAGATGGCCCTGCTCGAACAGCAGCTGGCGCACACCGGCGCCTATGTGCTCGGCGATCGATTCACCCTGGCCGACATCGTCCTCGGCCTGTCGGTGCATCGCTGGGCGGCGGCGCCGCTGGAGCATCCGCACTATCCCGCCGTGGCCGCCTATTACGAGCGCCTCAGCCAGCGCCCGGGGTTCTTGCTGCATGGACGTAACGGCGAGCCTTGA
- a CDS encoding LysR family transcriptional regulator, whose protein sequence is MNFSSDSIQLFLAVLERGSFSAAARALGKVPSAVSMGIANLEAELGYPLFDRSHREPVPTAMANALAPHARLIAEQLKHLQVHAVELSLGLESRLSIGVVEDIDKSQVLAAIKLIAERHPLLDIEVLSAPQDDVLQLLHSGRIAVGVAFAGVSLNVLEYFQYVGSERMIACISARHPLPMAPDATLYLEELVNVRQVVVASRDLPIRDTRPLIAESYWRTDSLAMALDMVEAGIGWGNFPLSVITPLLDAGRLKRLTFKNIDNGLLLPVHAVWLKNQPLQKAAQALVQLLGGQDPALLQVRA, encoded by the coding sequence GTGAATTTCTCCAGCGACAGCATCCAGTTGTTTCTCGCCGTGCTCGAGCGCGGTTCGTTTTCCGCGGCGGCCCGGGCCCTGGGCAAGGTGCCGTCGGCGGTCAGCATGGGCATCGCCAACCTCGAGGCCGAGCTGGGTTACCCCTTGTTCGACCGTAGCCACCGCGAGCCGGTGCCCACTGCCATGGCCAACGCCCTGGCGCCCCACGCGCGGCTGATCGCCGAGCAGCTCAAGCACTTGCAGGTGCACGCGGTGGAGTTGTCCCTGGGCCTGGAGAGCCGGTTGTCCATCGGCGTGGTCGAGGACATCGACAAGTCGCAGGTGCTGGCGGCGATCAAGCTGATCGCCGAGCGCCATCCCTTGCTCGACATCGAAGTGCTTAGCGCGCCCCAGGACGATGTCCTGCAACTGCTGCACAGCGGGCGGATCGCGGTCGGCGTGGCGTTTGCCGGGGTCAGCCTGAACGTCCTGGAGTATTTCCAGTACGTGGGCAGCGAGCGGATGATCGCCTGCATTTCCGCGCGCCATCCGCTGCCCATGGCGCCGGACGCCACGCTCTATCTGGAGGAACTGGTCAATGTGCGCCAGGTGGTGGTCGCCAGCCGCGACCTGCCGATCCGCGATACCCGGCCGCTGATCGCCGAGTCCTACTGGCGCACCGACAGCCTGGCCATGGCCCTGGACATGGTCGAGGCCGGCATCGGCTGGGGCAACTTCCCGCTGTCGGTGATCACCCCGCTGCTCGACGCCGGACGGCTCAAGCGCCTGACCTTCAAGAACATCGACAACGGCCTGCTGCTGCCGGTGCACGCGGTATGGCTGAAAAACCAGCCGCTGCAAAAGGCCGCCCAGGCCCTGGTGCAGTTGTTGGGTGGGCAGGACCCGGCGCTGCTGCAGGTTCGAGCCTGA
- the gstA gene encoding glutathione transferase GstA, giving the protein MNLYFSPDACSLAPHIVLRELALPFRLVRVDNRRKLTADGADFLAINPKGYVAALELDDGQVLTEGPAILQYLADLEPRAGLAPANGSWPRVRLQEMLNFVSSEIHGGLGWLFNDEFPEATLALIRQKLFKRLGLLNRTLERQDYLLGATFSVADAYLFTVLRWTTGFAIDLAQWPALARFQARIAQRQAVQAALAAEAASS; this is encoded by the coding sequence ATGAACCTGTATTTTTCGCCCGATGCCTGCTCGCTGGCCCCGCATATCGTCCTGCGTGAACTGGCGCTGCCGTTCCGCCTGGTGCGGGTCGACAACCGCCGCAAGCTCACCGCCGACGGCGCCGACTTCCTGGCAATCAATCCCAAGGGTTACGTGGCGGCGCTGGAGCTGGACGACGGCCAGGTGCTGACCGAGGGCCCGGCGATCCTGCAATACCTGGCCGACCTCGAGCCCCGCGCGGGCCTGGCGCCGGCCAACGGCAGCTGGCCGCGGGTGCGCCTGCAGGAGATGCTCAATTTCGTCTCCAGCGAGATCCATGGCGGCCTCGGCTGGCTGTTCAACGACGAGTTTCCCGAAGCGACCCTGGCCCTGATCCGGCAGAAGCTGTTCAAGCGCCTGGGGCTGTTGAACCGTACCCTGGAACGGCAGGACTACCTCTTAGGCGCAACCTTCAGCGTCGCCGACGCCTACCTGTTCACCGTACTGCGCTGGACCACCGGCTTCGCCATCGACCTGGCGCAATGGCCCGCGCTGGCCCGCTTCCAGGCACGTATCGCACAGCGCCAAGCCGTACAGGCGGCCCTGGCGGCCGAGGCAGCCTCGTCCTAG
- a CDS encoding MFS transporter: MSSLASSVPAGGRDPVRAASISARIDRLPAVATVWRLVALLSIGGFFELYDLFQTAYISPGLIRDGIFATGSGGVFGFSDQAAFASATFLGLFLGASLLSPIADRFGRRAIFTFALVWYTVATVLMGIQTSALGVIGMRLLVGIGLGIELVTIDAYLSELVPKHLRSSAFAFAFFVQFLSVPAVALMSWWLVPQDPFGIAGWRWVVLASAVFALFIWWLRSRLPESPRWLAQHGRFEEAERILDGIEARCVRDQGRPLDSPQPEPVDVQGTGRFADIWQPPYRRRALMLIVFHVFQAIGFFGFGNWLPALLSGQGVSVTHSLMYAFIITLAYPLGPLLFVKFANRFENKWQIVGSALGAMTFGTLFAWQSTALGLIVCGVLITFCNAWLSFSYHAYQSELFPTAIRARAVGFCYSFSRLSTVFSSLLIGFFLDHFGTPGVLAFIVSSMLIVMFTIGRFGPRTRNLALENIAQR; encoded by the coding sequence ATGTCTTCCCTCGCCTCTTCTGTCCCTGCCGGCGGCCGCGACCCGGTCCGCGCCGCCAGCATCAGCGCCCGCATCGATCGCCTGCCCGCCGTCGCCACGGTCTGGCGCCTGGTGGCGCTGCTGTCCATCGGCGGTTTCTTCGAGCTTTACGATCTGTTCCAGACCGCCTACATCAGCCCCGGCCTGATCCGCGACGGGATCTTCGCCACCGGCAGCGGCGGCGTGTTCGGTTTTTCCGACCAGGCCGCCTTCGCTTCGGCGACCTTTCTCGGGCTGTTCCTCGGCGCCAGCCTGCTGAGCCCGATCGCCGACCGCTTCGGGCGCCGGGCCATCTTCACCTTCGCCCTGGTCTGGTACACCGTGGCCACGGTCCTGATGGGTATCCAGACCTCGGCCCTGGGGGTCATCGGCATGCGCCTGCTGGTGGGCATCGGCCTGGGCATCGAACTGGTGACCATCGACGCCTATCTCTCGGAACTGGTGCCCAAGCACCTGCGCAGCTCGGCCTTCGCCTTTGCCTTTTTCGTGCAGTTCCTGTCGGTGCCGGCGGTGGCGCTGATGTCCTGGTGGCTGGTGCCGCAGGACCCGTTCGGCATCGCCGGCTGGCGCTGGGTGGTGCTGGCCAGCGCGGTGTTCGCGCTGTTTATCTGGTGGCTGCGTTCACGCTTGCCGGAGTCCCCGCGCTGGCTGGCCCAGCACGGGCGCTTCGAGGAGGCCGAGCGGATCCTGGACGGCATCGAGGCGCGCTGCGTCCGCGACCAGGGCCGGCCGCTGGACAGCCCGCAGCCCGAACCGGTGGACGTGCAGGGCACGGGGCGTTTCGCCGATATCTGGCAACCGCCCTATCGGCGCCGGGCGCTGATGCTGATCGTGTTCCATGTGTTCCAGGCCATCGGCTTCTTCGGTTTCGGCAACTGGCTGCCGGCGCTGCTCTCGGGCCAGGGGGTGAGCGTCACCCACAGCCTGATGTACGCCTTTATCATCACCCTCGCCTATCCGCTGGGGCCGCTGCTGTTCGTCAAGTTCGCCAATCGCTTCGAGAACAAGTGGCAGATTGTCGGCTCGGCGCTCGGGGCGATGACCTTCGGCACCCTGTTCGCCTGGCAGAGCACGGCCCTGGGGCTGATCGTCTGCGGGGTGCTGATCACCTTCTGCAACGCATGGCTGAGCTTCAGCTACCACGCCTACCAGAGCGAACTGTTCCCCACCGCGATCCGCGCCCGGGCCGTGGGCTTCTGCTATTCGTTCAGCCGCCTGTCGACGGTGTTCAGTAGCCTGCTGATCGGCTTCTTCCTCGACCACTTCGGCACGCCCGGGGTCCTGGCGTTCATTGTCAGCAGCATGCTGATCGTGATGTTCACCATCGGCCGTTTCGGCCCGCGCACCCGCAACCTGGCCCTGGAAAACATCGCCCAGCGCTGA